A single genomic interval of Spirosoma linguale DSM 74 harbors:
- a CDS encoding RNA modification enzyme, MiaB family (KEGG: CDK5RAP1; CDK5 regulatory subunit associated protein 1~TIGRFAM: RNA modification enzyme, MiaB family; tRNA- i(6)A37 thiotransferase enzyme MiaB~PFAM: Protein of unknown function UPF0004 ; Radical SAM domain protein; deoxyribonuclease/rho motif-related TRAM~SMART: Elongator protein 3/MiaB/NifB), translating into MDSLFMTLIPELTILQPDDKEHIDLPRTLEDELSVGKKRLYIESYGCQMNFADSEIVAAVMRNAGYATTSSADEADVIFLNTCAIRDNAEQKVRHRLKHLTGLKRQKPELLVGMLGCMAERLKTKLLEEEKVVDIVAGPDAYRDIPKLVEEAESGQKAVNVFLSREETYADISPIRLNSNGVTAFVSIMRGCDNMCSFCVVPFTRGRERSRDPFSIVREAQDLFDQGYREVTLLGQNVDSYKWELGVRSEELGVADRTGRPASANMDASATPNSSLLTTNTNTTTTFAHLLEMVAQIHPDLRVRFSTSHPKDITDDVLHTMARYDNICNYIHLPAQSGNSRVLKLMNRTYDRPWYIGKIDRIREILGEDCGISTDMISGFCTETEEEHQDSLSLMDYVHYDYAYMFAYSERPGTLAAKKYADDIPEDVKKRRLNEIIARQLAHSAERNQRHIGQVQRVLIEGPSKRSDDFLCGRNDQNKMVVFPKGDHQKGQYVNVLVTECTSATLRGEVVNA; encoded by the coding sequence ATACTACAACCTGACGATAAAGAGCACATCGACTTACCCCGTACATTGGAAGATGAGCTATCGGTTGGTAAAAAACGACTGTACATCGAAAGCTACGGTTGCCAGATGAACTTTGCCGACAGCGAGATCGTCGCAGCCGTGATGCGGAATGCCGGTTATGCCACTACCTCATCGGCCGACGAAGCTGACGTGATTTTCCTGAATACCTGCGCCATCCGCGACAATGCCGAACAGAAAGTCCGACACCGGCTCAAGCACCTTACCGGTCTGAAACGCCAGAAACCGGAACTTCTGGTCGGGATGCTCGGATGCATGGCCGAACGGCTGAAGACCAAACTGCTTGAAGAAGAAAAAGTGGTCGACATTGTAGCGGGGCCTGATGCCTACCGCGACATTCCGAAGCTGGTTGAAGAAGCTGAATCGGGCCAGAAGGCGGTAAATGTGTTTCTGTCCCGCGAAGAAACTTACGCCGACATTTCACCGATACGTCTGAACTCGAACGGCGTAACCGCTTTTGTATCCATCATGCGCGGCTGCGACAACATGTGCAGCTTCTGCGTGGTGCCGTTTACACGTGGCCGCGAACGCAGCCGTGACCCCTTTAGCATTGTTCGTGAAGCACAGGACCTCTTTGACCAGGGCTACCGCGAAGTTACTCTGCTTGGGCAGAATGTGGATAGTTATAAATGGGAGTTAGGAGTTAGGAGCGAGGAGTTAGGAGTTGCTGACCGCACCGGCAGACCAGCGTCAGCAAATATGGATGCGTCAGCAACTCCTAACTCCTCGCTCCTAACTACTAATACTAATACAACTACAACATTCGCGCACCTGCTCGAAATGGTGGCTCAAATCCATCCTGATCTTCGGGTGCGTTTTTCGACCTCGCACCCAAAAGATATTACGGACGATGTACTGCATACCATGGCCCGGTACGACAACATCTGCAACTACATCCATTTGCCCGCGCAAAGCGGAAACAGCCGGGTGTTGAAACTGATGAACCGAACCTACGACCGTCCCTGGTACATTGGCAAAATTGACCGCATCCGGGAAATTCTGGGAGAAGACTGCGGCATCTCGACCGATATGATTTCGGGATTCTGCACCGAAACCGAAGAAGAACACCAGGATTCGTTGTCGCTCATGGACTATGTGCATTACGACTACGCCTACATGTTCGCCTACTCGGAACGCCCGGGGACGCTGGCAGCAAAAAAATATGCCGATGATATTCCGGAAGATGTCAAGAAGCGTCGCCTGAACGAGATCATTGCCCGACAACTGGCCCACTCGGCCGAACGTAATCAACGACATATCGGCCAGGTGCAGCGCGTCCTGATCGAAGGGCCGTCCAAACGATCCGACGACTTCCTTTGTGGCCGGAATGACCAG